A part of Sus scrofa isolate TJ Tabasco breed Duroc chromosome 15, Sscrofa11.1, whole genome shotgun sequence genomic DNA contains:
- the MFHAS1 gene encoding malignant fibrous histiocytoma-amplified sequence 1 — MAGTDSGNLKTVRLWRDAALRARKLRSNLRQLTLSAAGGSPGADQIDSPDAPQLVLPANIGDIEVLNLGNNGLEEVPDGLGSALGSLRVLVLRRNRFARLPPAVAELGHHLTELDVSHNRLSVLGAEVVSALRELRKLNLSHNQLPAMPAQLGALVHLEELDVSFNRLTHLPDSFSCLSHLRTLDVDHNQLTAFPRQLLQLAALEELDVSSNRLRGLPEDISALRALKILWLSGAELGTLPSGFCELASLESLMLDNNGLQALPAQFSRLQRLKMLNLSSNLFEEFPAALLPLAGLEELYLSRNQLTSVPSLISGLSRLLTLWLDNNRIRYLPDSIVELTGLEELVLQGNQIAVLPDNFGQLSRVGLWKIKDNPLIQPPYEVCMKGIPYIAAYQKELAHSQPAVQPRLKLLLMGHKAAGKTLLCHCLTEDRVEVSQGEGEKEKSYPASPPPVSKGIEVTSWTADASRGLRFIVYDLAGDESYEVIQPFFLSPGALYVLVVNLATYEPLRFPTTVGSFLHRVGARVPHAVVCIVGTHADLCGEQELEEKCLDIHRQIALQEKRDAEGLSRLAQVVDEALARDFELRSASPHAAYYGVSDKNLRRRKAHFQYLLNHRLQILSPVLPVSCRDPCQLKRLRDKLLSVAEHREIFPNLHRVLPRSWQVLEELHFQPPQAQRLWLSWWDSARLGLQAGLTEDRLQSALSYLHESGKLLYFEDSPALKEHVFHNLSRLIDILNVFFQRDPSLLLHKLLLGTNGEAEGEGESSPLMALPAPSQDTLRATQLHHYVEGFLLHGLLPAHVIRLLLKPHVQAQQDLQLLLELLEKMGLCYCLNKPKGKPLNGSTAWYKFPCYVQNEVPHAEAWINGTNLAGQSFVAEQLQIEYSFPFTFPPGLFARYSVQINSHVVHRSDGKLQIFAYRGKVPVVVSYRPAKGVLQPDTLSIASHASLPNIWTAWQAITPLVEELNVLLQEWPGLHYTVHILCSKCLKRGSPNPHAFPGELLSQPRPEGVAEIICPKNGSERVNVALVYPPTPTVISPCSKKNVGEKHRNQ, encoded by the coding sequence ATGGCTGGGACGGACAGTGGGAACCTGAAAACGGTGAGGCTGTGGCGGGACGCCGCCCTGCGTGCCAGAAAGCTGAGGAGCAACCTGCGCCAGCTCACCCTCAGCGCGGCCGGGGGCAGCCCAGGTGCCGACCAGATCGACTCCCCCGACGCCCCCCAGCTGGTGCTGCCGGCCAACATCGGGGACATTGAGGTGCTGAACCTGGGGAACAACGGCCTGGAGGAGGTGCCCGACGGGCTGGGCTCTGCGCTGGGCAGCTTGCGCGTCCTGGTTCTGCGCCGAAACCGCTTCGCCCGGCTGCCCCCCGCGGTGGCGGAGCTGGGCCACCACCTAACCGAGCTGGACGTGAGCCACAACCGGCTGAGCGTCCTGGGCGCCGAGGTGGTGAGCGCCCTGCGTGAGCTGCGGAAGCTCAACCTCAGCCACAACCAGCTGCCCGCCATGCCTGCCCAGCTGGGCGCGCTGGTCCACCTGGAGGAGCTGGACGTCAGTTTTAACCGGTTGACACACCTGCCCGACTCCTTCTCCTGCCTCTCCCACCTGCGCACCCTCGACGTGGACCACAACCAGCTCACGGCTTTTCCCCGGCAGCTGTTGCAGCTGGCGGCCTTGGAGGAGCTGGATGTGTCCAGCAACCGGCTGCGTGGCCTACCTGAAGATATCAGTGCCCTGCGTGCCCTAAAGATCCTGTGGCTGAGCGGGGCTGAGCTTGGCACCCTGCCCAGCGGTTTCTGCGAGCTGGCCAGCCTGGAGAGCCTCATGCTGGACAACAACGGGCTGCAGGCTCTGCCTGCCCAGTTCAGCCGCCTGCAGCGGCTCAAAATGCTCAATCTCTCCTCCAAcctctttgaggagttccctgccGCACTGCTGCCCCTGGCTGGTCTGGAGGAGCTCTACCTTAGTCGCAACCAGCTCACTTCAGTGCCATccctgatctctggcctgagccGTCTTCTCACCCTGTGGCTGGATAATAACCGGATCAGATACCTGCCAGACTCCATCGTGGAGCTGACCGGCCTGGAGGAGCTCGTGTTGCAGGGGAACCAGATTGCTGTGCTGCCAGACAACTTTGGCCAGCTCTCCCGGGTGGGCCTGTGGAAGATCAAGGACAACCCGCTGATCCAGCCCCCTTACGAGGTCTGTATGAAGGGAATCCCCTATATCGCAGCCTACCAGAAGGAGCTGGCTCATTCCCAGCCGGCGGTGCAGCCCCGCCTCAAGCTGCTCCTGATGGGCCATAAGGCTGCAGGAAAGACCCTGCTCTGTCACTGCCTCACCGAAGACAGAGTGGAGGTGAgccaaggagaaggggaaaaggagaagagCTACCCCGCTTCACCTCCTCCTGTGAGCAAGGGCATTGAGGTGACCAGCTGGACAGCGGATGCCTCCAGGGGCCTGCGGTTCATCGTGTATGACTTAGCTGGGGATGAAAGTTACGAGGTGATCCagcccttcttcctctccccgGGGGCTCTTTATGTGCTGGTGGTGAACTTGGCCACCTATGAGCCACTGCGCTTTCCCACCACTGTGGGCTCCTTCTTGCATCGGGTGGGGGCCCGGGTGCCTCATGCCGTGGTGTGCATTGTAGGCACGCATGCCGACCTCTGCGGGGAACAGGAGCTGGAGGAGAAGTGTTTGGACATTCACCGCCAGATTGCCCTTCAGGAGAAGCGTGACGCCGAGGGCCTAAGCCGTCTAGCCCAGGTGGTAGATGAGGCACTGGCCCGGGACTTCGAGCTCCGCTCTGCCAGCCCCCATGCTGCGTACTATGGCGTTTCAGACAAGAACCTTCGGCGGCGCAAGGCCCACTTTCAGTACCTGCTCAACCACCGGCTGCAGATCCTCTCCCCCGTGCTGCCCGTTAGCTGCAGGGATCCCTGCCAGTTAAAGCGCCTTCGGGACAAACTGCTTTCAGTTGCCGAGCACCGGGAAATCTTCCCCAACTTACACAGAGTACTGCCCAGGTCCTGGCAGGTGCTGGAGGAGCTGCACTTCCAGCCCCCTCAGGCACAGCGGCTCTGGCTCAGCTGGTGGGACTCAGCTCGCCTGGGCCTGCAGGCCGGGCTGACCGAGGACCGACTGCAGAGTGCTCTCTCCTACCTGCACGAGAGTGGCAAGCTGCTCTACTTTGAGGACAGCCCGGCTCTCAAGGAGCATGTCTTCCACAACCTGTCCCGCCTAATCGACATCCTCAATGTTTTCTTCCAGAGGGATCCTTCCTTGCTGCTGCATAAGCTGCTCCTAGGGACCAATGGTGAGGCTGAGGGTGAGGGCGAAAGCTCCCCACTGATGGCACTGCCCGCCCCGAGCCAGGACACGCTGCGGGCCACCCAGCTTCATCATTATGTGGAGGGCTTTCTGCTGCATGGGCTCCTGCCAGCCCATGTCATCCGGTTGCTGTTGAAGCCTCATGTCCAGGCTCAgcaggacctgcagctgctgctggagcTGCTGGAGAAGATGGGACTATGTTACTGCCTCAACAAACCCAAGGGCAAGCCTTTGAATGGGTCCACGGCCTGGTACAAGTTCCCGTGCTATGTGCAGAATGAGGTGCCCCACGCAGAGGCCTGGATTAATGGGACCAACCTGGCCGGGCAGTCctttgtggctgagcagttacagattgaatatagttttccCTTCACCTTTCCACCTGGCTTGTTTGCACGCTACAGCGTCCAGATCAACAGCCATGTGGTGCACAGGTCAGATGGCAAACTTCAAATCTTTGCATATAGAGGAAAAGTCCCTGTGGTGGTGAGTTACAGACCTGCCAAGGGGGTCCTGCAGCCAGACACTCTGTCCATCGCCAGCCATGCGTCTTTACCAAACATATGGACAGCATGGCAAGCCATAACCCCCTTGGTAGAGGAGCTGAATGTCCTTCTTCAGGAATGGCCTGGACTGCACTACACCGTGCACATTCTCTGTTCTAAGTGCCTTAAGAGAGGGTCGCCCAATCCACACGCTTTCCCAG